The following proteins come from a genomic window of Erwinia billingiae Eb661:
- a CDS encoding antirestriction protein codes for MNTQTPAAFHVDRYVKMRFLPMLFSHDYVRAEHNVFLYASRFLSGYDGCEWEFIVLKKGGGFMQPCAAEWHFVSPDNGADLALSAEAAGLVITALVLNHRSWMYDRHDEPELCEHYCQRFRQLLAYAETHCEAAAIFRALD; via the coding sequence ATGAACACACAGACCCCTGCCGCCTTCCACGTCGATCGCTACGTGAAGATGCGCTTTCTTCCGATGCTGTTTTCCCACGATTACGTGCGCGCGGAGCACAACGTTTTTCTGTATGCCAGCCGTTTCCTGTCGGGGTATGACGGGTGCGAGTGGGAGTTTATCGTGCTGAAGAAAGGCGGGGGCTTCATGCAGCCGTGCGCGGCGGAGTGGCACTTTGTCAGTCCCGATAACGGCGCAGACCTGGCGCTGTCTGCCGAAGCGGCGGGGCTGGTGATCACCGCGCTGGTGCTTAACCACCGCAGCTGGATGTACGACCGCCACGACGAGCCGGAACTCTGTGAGCACTACTGCCAGCGCTTTCGCCAGTTGCTGGCCTATGCCGAAACCCATTGTGAAGCGGCCGCGATTTTCCGCGCGCTGGACTGA
- a CDS encoding oxidoreductase: MNKIVITFLGILFCKAAFSATLTLANDGTETSISTADLQKLSVSKISTSTNFTPFAEFEGATLTSFAKSYNVQGRLLRVYALDDYSYTIPLRELEKFNAIIAYKKNGTMMPVSDLGPFAIIYPRDQHPELNSLDVNAKTVWQIKKIEVVE, from the coding sequence ATGAATAAAATAGTCATCACCTTTTTAGGGATTCTCTTCTGTAAAGCTGCATTTTCGGCAACATTAACTCTAGCTAATGATGGCACTGAAACATCCATTTCTACGGCTGATCTCCAGAAATTATCGGTATCGAAGATATCAACATCTACAAACTTCACCCCTTTTGCAGAGTTTGAAGGGGCTACTCTTACGAGCTTTGCTAAGAGCTACAACGTCCAAGGGCGGCTTTTACGTGTTTATGCGCTAGATGATTACAGCTATACAATACCTTTAAGAGAACTTGAGAAATTCAACGCAATCATTGCCTATAAAAAAAATGGTACGATGATGCCTGTATCCGACTTAGGCCCTTTTGCAATAATCTACCCCAGAGATCAGCACCCAGAACTTAACAGTCTTGATGTTAATGCCAAAACAGTTTGGCAGATCAAGAAAATAGAGGTGGTCGAATGA
- a CDS encoding relaxosome protein TraM: MARRNIYFKEKTEREVHELVQLELQNGATHGEINFSSVVNELVGIGLMVKKHQGEGSKFDEEGFNRDLIRKVSGSREGISTMMAMLSEMYLQLRGENAAGALEALIDNNLTGISDAEDKSERKHFLDQE; this comes from the coding sequence ATGGCAAGAAGAAATATTTACTTTAAAGAAAAAACCGAGCGTGAAGTACATGAACTTGTTCAGCTCGAACTGCAGAACGGCGCAACGCATGGCGAGATAAATTTTTCATCCGTGGTAAATGAACTGGTAGGCATTGGCCTGATGGTAAAAAAACATCAGGGTGAAGGTAGTAAATTCGATGAGGAAGGTTTTAACAGGGACCTAATACGTAAAGTCTCTGGAAGCAGGGAGGGGATCAGCACCATGATGGCAATGCTGTCAGAAATGTATCTGCAGCTCAGGGGGGAGAATGCTGCTGGCGCGTTGGAGGCCCTCATTGATAATAATCTTACAGGAATAAGTGATGCGGAAGATAAATCTGAGAGGAAGCATTTTTTAGACCAGGAATGA
- a CDS encoding DUF1380 family protein, translating into MYGTVNELAARLLRDYPADEMLTLIIWSREDVRDFVADLMLTEEEAGRILADIDNLHETHECGVGEVTVRIMAENMREEARALRDVTVPAHALENVVRLAAEFLRMAEIECGEGAAKRLYEQGPDAVAKIRRALEG; encoded by the coding sequence ATGTACGGAACCGTAAACGAACTGGCTGCCAGGCTGCTGCGTGACTATCCCGCTGACGAGATGCTGACGCTGATTATCTGGTCCAGGGAGGATGTGCGCGACTTCGTCGCAGACCTGATGCTGACAGAAGAGGAAGCAGGGCGAATACTCGCAGACATCGACAACCTGCATGAAACCCACGAATGCGGCGTGGGGGAGGTCACCGTCAGAATAATGGCGGAAAATATGCGGGAGGAAGCAAGGGCGCTGCGGGACGTAACCGTCCCCGCGCACGCGCTGGAAAACGTGGTCAGACTGGCTGCTGAATTTCTGCGCATGGCAGAAATTGAGTGCGGCGAGGGGGCGGCGAAAAGGTTATACGAGCAGGGGCCTGATGCCGTGGCGAAAATCCGCAGGGCGCTGGAGGGATAA
- a CDS encoding DUF5983 family protein — MDEKQMRVLTCSMNNITRRDAVILAELSGEQAGNGPERWVVNIFFGFMIIPGKLAIPAMCMRNAGLSEDAIRLLTEAREINGADVVIIDRDAKPLEGWPMQPW; from the coding sequence ATGGATGAGAAACAAATGCGCGTGCTGACCTGCTCAATGAACAATATCACCCGGCGTGACGCCGTAATACTGGCAGAGCTGAGCGGGGAACAGGCAGGTAATGGGCCGGAACGGTGGGTGGTTAATATTTTTTTTGGCTTTATGATCATTCCCGGGAAGCTGGCTATCCCGGCAATGTGTATGCGCAACGCCGGGCTGTCTGAAGACGCCATCAGGCTGCTTACGGAGGCGAGAGAAATTAACGGGGCGGACGTGGTGATAATTGATCGCGATGCGAAGCCGCTTGAAGGATGGCCCATGCAGCCGTGGTGA
- a CDS encoding plasmid SOS inhibition protein A, translating to MSHIPRHLSLVPACPYRQAVAAATAEVVKRQQGRALSGDHPWANAFLRHFCGTKTIRSGHLRRVVPEYLPRDRHGPGAASYLRALDVLIRTRGECCPLPLSSHTGQLLFPENLTRTAERQIRRVELRVNKRLSREEREREQKRRRYQNRLAQAEIDLAFHTPSTVSSWYSRWQHQDLYEDDLQSRVYAWLRRFPSGQQADPMEWHGVKLWRQMLEISDMAGELAPDQQLADRMVLPDRLPG from the coding sequence ATGAGCCACATTCCCCGCCATCTCTCGCTTGTTCCGGCCTGTCCGTACCGTCAGGCCGTTGCCGCCGCCACTGCAGAGGTGGTGAAACGCCAGCAGGGGCGCGCCCTCTCCGGCGACCACCCGTGGGCGAATGCCTTTCTCCGGCACTTCTGCGGGACGAAAACTATCCGATCCGGGCATCTGCGGCGCGTGGTGCCGGAATACTTGCCCCGCGACCGGCATGGCCCCGGCGCCGCCAGTTATCTGCGTGCGCTGGACGTGCTCATACGCACGCGGGGCGAGTGTTGCCCGCTGCCGCTGTCGTCACACACGGGACAGCTGCTGTTCCCGGAAAACCTGACACGAACCGCTGAACGTCAGATCCGGCGTGTGGAGCTGCGGGTGAACAAACGGTTATCACGGGAGGAGAGGGAGCGGGAACAGAAGCGCAGGCGCTACCAGAACCGGCTGGCCCAGGCGGAAATTGATCTCGCGTTTCACACCCCGTCAACGGTCAGCAGCTGGTACAGCCGCTGGCAGCACCAGGATTTGTATGAGGACGATTTGCAGTCGCGGGTGTACGCCTGGCTCAGGCGCTTCCCGTCCGGCCAGCAGGCTGATCCGATGGAATGGCACGGCGTGAAGCTGTGGCGTCAGATGCTGGAGATCAGCGACATGGCCGGGGAGTTGGCTCCAGACCAGCAGCTGGCCGACCGCATGGTGCTGCCTGACCGTCTGCCCGGATAA
- a CDS encoding DUF1380 family protein, which translates to MMYGTRKEVTRLIKRAFGGEEKLALLVWTEQDVMAQAEDMTAQEADAILCAIGNAGLYGHMDEGISSRTVRELLAGLRSGRKTVTLDAGLLARVMRTAEHALNAEDGAAWDAGAGTPPAVRDGLADIARVRALLAA; encoded by the coding sequence ATGATGTACGGAACCCGAAAAGAAGTGACCCGCCTGATAAAGCGCGCCTTTGGCGGTGAGGAAAAGCTGGCGCTGCTGGTCTGGACGGAACAGGACGTGATGGCGCAGGCGGAGGACATGACGGCGCAGGAGGCCGACGCGATTTTGTGTGCGATAGGTAACGCCGGACTGTACGGCCATATGGACGAGGGCATTTCGTCACGCACGGTGCGGGAACTGCTGGCCGGGCTGCGGTCAGGCCGCAAGACGGTGACACTGGACGCCGGCCTGCTGGCACGCGTGATGCGAACGGCCGAGCATGCCCTGAATGCTGAAGACGGCGCGGCCTGGGATGCAGGCGCAGGCACGCCGCCGGCGGTCCGCGACGGGCTGGCCGATATTGCCCGCGTCCGGGCGCTGCTGGCCGCCTGA
- a CDS encoding lytic transglycosylase domain-containing protein: MKWFAVLALTAAFTAQAKPEMCFTRAGHDYGIDPLLLTAISIKESRLIADAVNGDNRNKTEDVCGMQVNSSHYKKLKQFNIDRARLLDDPCICVYAGAWVLAHNFRSYGKNWSSVGMYNTGPSPKLITQRNAYANDIKNIYRVLLARAIVAGGNNQSGIAAKTDTDNNDEPTTQVIKKPVR; the protein is encoded by the coding sequence ATGAAATGGTTTGCAGTACTGGCATTAACGGCCGCATTTACCGCGCAGGCAAAGCCTGAAATGTGCTTTACCCGTGCCGGACACGATTACGGGATAGACCCGCTGCTGCTCACGGCAATATCAATTAAAGAGTCCAGGCTTATAGCAGATGCGGTAAACGGGGATAACCGGAATAAAACGGAAGATGTGTGCGGGATGCAGGTCAACAGTTCTCATTATAAAAAACTGAAGCAATTCAATATTGATCGCGCGCGCCTGCTCGACGATCCCTGTATATGCGTTTACGCCGGCGCATGGGTTCTCGCCCATAACTTCCGGTCTTACGGTAAAAACTGGAGCAGCGTCGGCATGTATAATACCGGCCCTTCACCAAAGCTCATCACGCAGCGAAACGCCTACGCGAATGATATTAAAAATATTTACAGAGTCCTCCTGGCAAGGGCAATCGTTGCAGGTGGGAATAACCAGTCTGGCATCGCTGCAAAAACGGATACTGACAATAATGACGAACCCACGACGCAAGTCATAAAAAAACCGGTCAGATGA
- a CDS encoding ParB/RepB/Spo0J family partition protein yields MAQQNVNTAAKETQESSAPKTRKRTAKSEAGKTAGVEKVLQAATLVSAPLSRLELSPHQARRRKHADDHIRGLADSISGVGLLQNLVGHEMAGGQIGIAAGGGRLLALQLLQGEGRWQDDRAVPVLIVPENMAKAVSLTENGRRCDMHPAEQIAGFRSMAEDGNTPAQIADLMGYSTRHVERCLRLANLAPSLLCLLSEDRITLDHCQALALADSHERQEQVWEIAVSSCYATPTPQRLRALVTESEVSIADSDLFCFTGAEGVAAVGGEVRRDLFSDEDGGFVDALTLERAALAKLSGIAADVAAREGWAWSEARLTPVASWGEDARLFRRYPVPEPVYTPQQAERLEQLDTLIQEAGEEEYAALDAELAALHDAGEAADWIDDVRAAGGVVASLDDGVLTLQRGLLRITEEERAAAEARQAAQVVTVKKEPAEADAFSATLVKELSCERTLAVQAALCTRADIAVTLMTWHLARKVFSGSYRYNDPSRVQLNDNQSVLSACSGSGEAGKAYRFLMEEKGRWQLRLPTGWDEDMGWLLAWKEEDRTALLGFLSALSVDGIQERLYGSTRTSALDGLETAMGFDLYAWWQPTAENYFGRISRPLICAALTDAGLTGKASDAAKMKKGDAAELAADELAARRWLPSWMMPVTGPEAGTAATDDVSDAA; encoded by the coding sequence ATGGCACAGCAGAACGTCAACACCGCAGCAAAAGAAACTCAAGAATCATCAGCGCCGAAAACCAGAAAACGCACGGCTAAAAGCGAAGCCGGTAAAACGGCTGGCGTGGAGAAGGTGCTGCAGGCCGCCACCCTGGTGAGTGCGCCGCTGTCCCGACTGGAGCTGTCACCCCATCAGGCCCGCAGACGTAAGCACGCTGACGACCATATTCGCGGCCTGGCCGATAGCATCAGCGGCGTGGGACTGCTGCAGAACCTCGTCGGACATGAAATGGCAGGCGGGCAGATTGGAATTGCCGCCGGTGGCGGTCGCCTGCTGGCGCTGCAGCTGCTGCAGGGGGAGGGGCGATGGCAGGATGACCGTGCGGTGCCGGTACTGATCGTCCCTGAAAACATGGCGAAAGCCGTCTCGCTGACCGAGAACGGCCGCCGCTGCGATATGCATCCCGCCGAACAGATTGCAGGGTTCCGCAGCATGGCCGAAGACGGCAACACCCCGGCGCAGATTGCCGACCTGATGGGCTACAGCACCCGCCACGTTGAGCGCTGCCTGCGGCTGGCAAACCTTGCCCCGTCACTGCTCTGCCTGCTCTCAGAGGACCGTATCACGCTCGACCACTGCCAGGCGCTGGCGCTGGCCGATTCCCACGAACGTCAGGAGCAGGTCTGGGAAATCGCCGTCAGCAGCTGCTATGCGACCCCCACGCCGCAGCGCCTTCGCGCTCTGGTGACGGAGAGTGAAGTCAGCATTGCGGACAGCGACCTGTTTTGCTTTACCGGCGCGGAGGGCGTGGCCGCCGTGGGCGGCGAGGTGCGCCGCGACCTGTTCAGCGACGAGGACGGCGGCTTTGTGGATGCGCTGACGCTGGAGCGGGCCGCACTGGCGAAGCTCTCCGGCATCGCGGCAGACGTGGCCGCGCGTGAGGGATGGGCGTGGAGCGAGGCCAGGCTGACGCCCGTCGCCAGCTGGGGAGAGGACGCGCGTCTTTTCCGGCGCTACCCGGTGCCGGAGCCTGTCTACACGCCGCAGCAGGCTGAAAGGCTTGAGCAGCTGGACACCCTTATTCAGGAAGCCGGAGAAGAAGAGTATGCCGCCCTGGATGCCGAACTGGCAGCACTGCATGATGCCGGTGAGGCCGCCGACTGGATTGATGACGTCCGCGCCGCAGGCGGCGTGGTGGCCTCGCTTGACGATGGCGTGCTGACCCTGCAGCGCGGCCTGCTGCGCATCACGGAGGAAGAACGCGCAGCCGCCGAAGCCCGCCAGGCGGCTCAGGTCGTGACGGTGAAGAAAGAACCCGCTGAGGCAGACGCCTTTTCCGCCACGCTGGTTAAAGAGCTGTCCTGCGAACGGACGCTGGCCGTGCAGGCCGCGCTCTGCACCCGTGCGGATATCGCGGTCACGCTGATGACCTGGCACCTGGCGCGGAAAGTGTTCAGCGGTTCATACCGCTATAACGACCCGTCACGCGTTCAGCTGAATGACAACCAGTCGGTGCTCAGCGCCTGCTCAGGCTCCGGGGAGGCCGGGAAAGCGTACCGCTTCCTGATGGAGGAAAAGGGCCGCTGGCAGCTGAGGCTTCCCACCGGCTGGGATGAGGATATGGGCTGGCTGCTTGCGTGGAAAGAGGAAGACCGTACCGCACTGCTGGGCTTCCTGTCGGCCCTGTCCGTGGACGGCATTCAGGAACGCCTGTACGGCAGTACGCGCACTAGCGCCCTGGATGGACTGGAAACCGCCATGGGGTTTGACCTTTACGCGTGGTGGCAGCCAACGGCTGAAAACTATTTCGGGCGCATCAGCAGGCCGCTCATCTGCGCCGCGCTGACGGATGCGGGGCTGACCGGAAAGGCCAGCGACGCGGCGAAGATGAAGAAAGGGGATGCGGCAGAGCTGGCCGCTGACGAACTGGCCGCCCGCCGCTGGCTGCCGTCCTGGATGATGCCGGTTACAGGCCCGGAAGCGGGTACGGCCGCGACGGATGATGTCTCCGACGCCGCCTGA
- a CDS encoding sensor histidine kinase produces the protein MADQENRGGRMRFFRPSLIIYLILSMLFTVAVVVTIDKFNGIKDQYASMEPNLDNYSTAEILFLAFERTRTAAYDEDNLDNFAIKKSIFDSKVHILKNKSININSFYYEEDFLAKLNKLESQSEALSRIYEKNIPYKNRKEEILKKMDSIQPTLIDLQEIIYRIQIRNFNKIKSIIQDNSSYTEATALASIFLLFLLMLLLWKHISKLKASLREKNIFISAIYHELSGSIQKIQMSREMIDLRGDILSAEKYLANITYHSNKLFHQTKEILEFSKIEIGNIEIKKTIFALSEIIEDIEHLFNIKNHNELIVKSSKSDLCIKSDKQKVSSIIHNLVDNANKNTFRGKINLTLRLTNNNLFIKVSDTGCGFDIKKLNRLYEPFNQGMQSETKQGLGLGLTIIKSHLKTLNAKIKVRSTLEVGSVFFVYIPLINNKKD, from the coding sequence TTGGCAGATCAAGAAAATAGAGGTGGTCGAATGAGATTTTTCCGGCCCTCTCTTATTATCTATCTGATTTTATCAATGCTCTTTACAGTAGCAGTTGTGGTTACTATTGATAAATTCAATGGAATCAAGGACCAGTACGCAAGCATGGAGCCTAACCTGGACAACTATTCAACGGCAGAGATACTCTTCCTTGCGTTTGAACGGACCAGAACTGCAGCTTATGATGAAGATAACCTTGATAACTTTGCGATTAAAAAAAGTATTTTTGATTCCAAAGTTCACATATTAAAAAATAAATCAATAAATATAAACTCATTTTATTATGAAGAGGATTTTTTAGCTAAACTTAACAAATTGGAAAGTCAAAGTGAAGCACTTAGTAGAATTTATGAAAAGAACATTCCATATAAAAACAGAAAAGAAGAAATATTAAAAAAAATGGACAGTATTCAACCAACACTAATCGATCTTCAAGAAATAATATATAGAATTCAAATTAGAAACTTTAATAAGATTAAATCCATCATTCAAGATAATTCGTCATATACGGAGGCTACTGCACTTGCTAGCATTTTCCTTCTCTTTTTGTTGATGCTCTTACTCTGGAAACACATATCAAAACTCAAAGCATCACTGAGAGAAAAAAATATCTTCATTTCTGCAATCTATCATGAACTTTCTGGATCAATACAGAAAATTCAAATGTCACGTGAAATGATCGATCTTAGAGGGGACATATTGTCAGCTGAAAAATACCTAGCAAACATAACATATCATTCAAACAAGCTCTTTCACCAAACCAAGGAAATTCTCGAATTTTCCAAGATTGAGATTGGTAATATTGAGATAAAAAAAACCATATTTGCTTTGTCTGAAATTATTGAAGACATTGAGCATCTCTTTAATATCAAAAACCATAACGAACTTATAGTAAAATCATCTAAATCTGATTTATGCATAAAATCTGATAAGCAAAAAGTTTCGTCTATAATTCACAATTTAGTAGATAACGCCAATAAAAACACCTTCCGAGGGAAAATAAACCTCACCCTTCGTTTAACTAATAACAACCTCTTTATCAAAGTCAGTGATACAGGTTGTGGGTTTGATATAAAAAAGCTAAATCGTTTATACGAACCATTCAATCAAGGTATGCAATCAGAAACTAAACAGGGTCTAGGATTGGGATTAACAATAATAAAAAGCCACCTAAAAACCCTGAATGCTAAAATCAAGGTTAGATCTACATTAGAAGTTGGTTCTGTTTTCTTTGTTTATATACCACTTATTAATAATAAGAAAGATTAA
- a CDS encoding DUF5983 family protein, with the protein MEKNENALLRYIMLSTAHLSHQDALTLAYLSDPIDSAETCTHEWIHSTGMHNGFIIRLTARSDAPGELRTRGISDALCSTLELLSRSLNVSMIHFDRDADVLTGLPVYEG; encoded by the coding sequence ATGGAAAAAAATGAAAATGCGCTGCTCCGTTACATCATGCTGAGCACCGCCCACCTGAGCCATCAGGATGCGCTGACGCTGGCTTACCTCAGCGATCCGATCGACAGCGCGGAAACCTGCACCCATGAATGGATCCACAGTACGGGTATGCATAACGGATTTATCATCCGACTCACCGCCCGCTCTGACGCGCCGGGTGAGCTGCGCACGCGGGGTATTTCTGACGCGCTGTGCAGCACTCTCGAATTACTGTCCCGGTCGCTTAACGTGTCGATGATCCATTTCGACCGTGATGCGGACGTGCTGACGGGCCTGCCCGTTTATGAAGGGTAA
- a CDS encoding DNA methylase produces the protein MSRFIQGDCIQIMSGFPDRAVDFILTDPPYLVGFRDRSGRTIAGDKTDEWLQPACHEMYRVLKNDSLMVSFYGWNRADRFISAWTAAGFRIVGHFVFTKTYASKSAYVGYTHECAYVLAKGRPRLPEKPLPDVQGWKYTGNRHHPTEKPVTSLQPLIESFTHPGAIVLDPFAGSGSSCVAALQSGRRYIGIELMEKYHRAGQQRLAAVQRSMLQPAANGDWLPEAA, from the coding sequence ATGTCCCGTTTCATCCAGGGTGACTGTATTCAGATTATGTCCGGCTTTCCGGACAGGGCCGTTGATTTCATTTTGACCGATCCACCGTACCTGGTCGGATTCCGCGACCGTTCCGGGCGCACCATTGCCGGCGACAAAACCGACGAGTGGCTGCAACCCGCCTGCCATGAGATGTACCGCGTGCTTAAAAACGATTCCCTGATGGTCAGTTTTTACGGCTGGAACCGGGCTGACCGCTTTATCAGCGCCTGGACCGCCGCCGGCTTTCGCATCGTCGGACACTTTGTGTTTACCAAGACCTACGCCTCTAAATCCGCCTACGTTGGCTACACGCATGAGTGCGCCTACGTGCTGGCAAAGGGCCGTCCGCGCCTGCCGGAAAAGCCGCTGCCGGATGTGCAGGGCTGGAAGTACACCGGCAACCGACATCATCCGACCGAAAAACCCGTCACCAGCCTGCAACCCCTGATCGAGTCCTTCACACATCCGGGCGCTATCGTACTCGATCCCTTTGCAGGTTCCGGCTCATCCTGCGTCGCGGCGCTCCAGTCCGGGCGCCGGTACATTGGTATCGAGCTGATGGAAAAATACCATCGTGCCGGTCAGCAACGCCTTGCCGCCGTGCAGCGTTCCATGCTGCAACCTGCCGCCAACGGCGACTGGCTGCCGGAGGCCGCGTAA